A genomic segment from Phragmites australis chromosome 6, lpPhrAust1.1, whole genome shotgun sequence encodes:
- the LOC133920571 gene encoding AT-hook motif nuclear-localized protein 24-like, with protein sequence MDPVTASMHGHHLPPPFNTRDFHHHLQQQQHHHRLLLKTEDDQGGGTPGVFGGRGTKRDHEDDENSGNGNGSGGGGGDGGDLELVHPSGGGLEGGENTPRRPKGRSAGSKNKPKPPIIITRDSANTLRTHVMEVAGGCDVSESITAFARRRQRGVCVLSGAGTVANVTLRQPASQSAVVALHGRFEILSLSGSFLPPPAPPEATGLTVYLAGGQGQVVGGSVVGALTAAGPVVIMAASFANAVYERLPLEDDDLLAAQGQADSAGILAGAQQAAQLAGSVDPSLFQGLPPNLLGNVQMPPEAAYGWNPGAAGGRPAPF encoded by the coding sequence ATGGATCCGGTCACAGCATCCATGCACGGCCACCATCTTCCTCCACCGTTCAACACCCGTGACTTCCATCaccatctccagcagcagcagcatcaccaCCGGCTGCTGCTCAAGACCGAGGATGACCAGGGCGGCGGCACGCCGGGGGTGTTCGGCGGCCGCGGCACCAAGCGCGACCACGAGGATGACGAGAACAGCGGCAATGGAAACggaagtggcggcggcggcggcgatggaggcGACCTGGAGCTGGTTCACCCTTCTGGTGGCGGGTTGGAGGGCGGTGAGAACACCCCACGCCGCCCGAAGGGCCGTTCAGCGGGGTCCAAGAACAAGCCGAAGCCGCCGATCATCATCACGAGGGACAGTGCTAACACGCTCCGGACGCACGTCATGGAGGTGGCCGGCGGCTGCGACGTCTCCGAGAGCATCACGGCGTTCGCGCGCCGCCGGCAGCGCGGGGTCTGCGTGCTCAGCGGCGCTGGCACCGTGGCGAACGTCACCCTGCGGCAGCCGGCCTCTCAAAGCGCAGTGGTCGCCCTCCATGGCCGCTTTGAGATCCTCTCGCTCTCCGGCTCCTTTCTCCCGCCGCCCGCTCCGCCAGAAGCCACTGGGCTCACCGTCTaccttgccggcggtcaggggCAGGTGGTAGGCGGCAGCGTCGTCGGCGCCCTGACAGCAGCTGGGCCGGTGGTGATAATGGCAGCCTCTTTCGCGAACGCGGTGTACGAGCGGCTGCCATTGGAGGACGACGACCTGCTCGCTGCCCAAGGACAAGCCGACAGCGCCGGGATTCTCGCTGGTGCGCAGCAAGCCGCACAGCTTGCCGGCTCTGTCGACCCAAGCCTCTTCCAGGGACTGCCACCGAACCTTCTCGGCAACGTGCAGATGCCACCGGAAGCCGCCTACGGATGGAACCCGGGCGCGGCCGGTGGTCGTCCAGCGCCCTTCTAA